A window of the Triplophysa rosa linkage group LG23, Trosa_1v2, whole genome shotgun sequence genome harbors these coding sequences:
- the LOC130547070 gene encoding pancreatic secretory granule membrane major glycoprotein GP2-like, giving the protein MSNTALLLLLICSAVSVDPAVGFYGGSMTFTPGNRYPDGTVEMHFYYRESGRGPCDPQYSWRCETEDCGHLTSAEPQLTYQDRLDQSSWCQTERHMITNVTSNDLFILGGRSCCWANNVNDIRELTLHTLVDARQRSDTRTSNRSPISAAIPNMRVPQNCFETLQLLAYDPDGDEVRCKCPSCNQHPNIYVDEGLCALKRKGLLAVGLHAFQLILEDYSVSNITLTNGKGISTLRNALNWTAGSDATPLSQVPLQFAVEILPPVESCVPGVTSPMFLTPTPLHGDVQHAAVGKIHVIILRSQSSGSRIYDFQVSAPWNVSKSLKNESDGVTVATLTWTPQVKDLHRHVPVCFSAETLHSQSKMRCIVVIVAKSEVLSGEAEVLCEDDHISIAVQKTSMKGIDQNWLQLRDPTCSLTSNETHILGTMSLNTCSTTIEESGDFLVFKNEINSFENPNEVITRHSQVKISFSCQYPRVSSVSNHYKNLKSDYIFTESSFGTFGYSFDIFTDQNFSRQVDSSLHAVEVNLMDVLYMGIEAHSALPDVRLFVESCRATPDDNPYSVLFYDIIKNGCVLDDTVNVYSGDVREFKFGIKAFKFTGDYNEVYISCSVILCAEASSNSRCAQGCLEETARRRKRDVTQETATHYIIQGPFRVLRQNQHSAAASENGGSLHISVSTGVFAGLFIICLMTLVGLLVYYAKKASAQDRMYLLSSF; this is encoded by the exons atgtcAAACACTGCGCTGCTTCTGCTGCTGATCTGCTCAGCCGTCTCTGTTGATCCAGCCGTGGGTTTCTATGGGGGGTCTATGACTTTTACACCTGGAAACAGATATCCAGATGGAACAGTGGAG ATGCATTTTTACTACAGAGAGTCGGGCAGAGGGCCCTGTGATCCACAGTACTCATGGCGGTGTGAAACTGAAGATTGTGGACATCTCACATCTGCAGAACCTCAGCTGACATATCAGGACCGCTTAGATCAAAGCTCATGGTGCCAGACAGAGCGTCACATGATCACTAATGTCACCAGTAATGACCTGTTTATTCTGgg TGGCAGGAGTTGCTGCTGGGCAAATAATGTCAATGATATCCGTGAATTGACACTTCACACTCTTGTTGACGCAAGACAACGTTCAGACACTCGCACTTCAAACAGATCTCCAATTTCAGCAGCAATCCCAAACATGAG GGTTCCACAGAACTGCTTCGAGACTCTTCAACTGCTGGCGTATGACCCTGACGGAGATGAAGTGAGATGCAAGTGTCCATCTTGCAATCAACACCCAAACATATATGTTGATGAG GGGTTGTGTGCTCTGAAGAGAAAAGGTTTGTTGGCTGTGGGACTGCATGCATTTCAGCTCATTCTGGAAGATTATTCTGTTTCAAACATCACTCTGACAAATGGAAAAGGGATTTCCACACTCAGAAATGCTTTAAACTGGACAGCAGGCAGTGATGCAACTCCTCTTAGTCAAGTGCCACTGCAGTTTGCGGTTGAAA TTCTTCCTCCAGTTGAGAGCTGTGTACCAGGAGTCACCAGTCCAATGTTCCTGACACCCACTCCTTTACATGGAGATGTGCAGCATGCAGCTGTGGGAAAGATTCATGTTATCATCCTCCGTTCCCAAAGCTCAGGCAGCAG GATCTACGACTTTCAGGTGAGTGCACCGTGGAATGTGTCAAAGTCCTTAAAGAATGAGAGTGATGGGGTTACTGTGGCAACACTGACCTGGACCCCACAGGTAAAAGACCTCCATCGTCACGTACCCGTGTGTTTCTCTGCCGAGACACTTCACAG TCAGTCAAAGATGAGATGCATTGTGGTGATTGTGGCAAAATCAGAGGTTCTCTCAG GTGAAGCTGAGGTCCTTTGTGAAGATGATCATATCAGCATTGCAGTACAAAAAACCTCCATGAAGGGGATTGACCAGAACTGGCTCCAATTGAGAGACCCCACATGTTCTCTTACCTCCAATGAAACTCATATTCTAGGCACCATGTCCCTTAATACCTGCAGCACTACAATTGAG GAATCCGGAGATTTCCTGGTCTTCAAAAATGAGATCAATTCTTTTGAGAACCCCAATGAAGTAATAACCAGACACAGTCAAGTTAAGATCAGCTTTTCTTGTCAGTATCCCAGAGTGTCCAGTGTCTCAAACCACTACAAGAACCTTAAATCGGACTACATCTTTACTGAATCCAGCTTTGGCACTTTCGGTTACTCGTTTGACATTTTTACTGACCAAAACTTCAGTAGACAAGTGGATTCCAGCCTGCATGCGGTCGAGGTGAATTTGATGGATGTACTCTACATGGGCATTGAAGCCCATTCTGCTCTACCAGACGTCAGACTCTTCGTTGAGTCTTGCAGGGCAACGCCAGATGACAACCCATATAGTGTTCtcttttatgacatcatcaaaaaTGG ATGTGTTTTGGATGATACAGTCAATGTCTATTCTGGTGATGTAAGAGAGTTTAAATTTGGGATCAAAGCTTTTAAGTTCACAGGAGACTACAATGAG GTGTACATTAGCTGCTCTGTAATTCTGTGCGCTGAAGCAAGTTCGAACTCCAGATGTGCCCAAGGCTGCCTCGAGGAAACTGCACGCAGACGCAAAAGAGATGTGACCCAAGAAACCGCCACACATTACATCATTCAGGGTCCCTTCCGTGTGCTGAGACAAAATCAGCATTCTGCAGCAG CTTCAGAAAATGGAGGTTCTCTCCACATCAGTGTAAGCACCGGTGTCTTTGCTGGACTCTTCATCATCTGTCTTATGACGCTGGTGGGACTGTTGGTGTATTATGCAAAAAAAGCAAGCGCACAAGACCGCATGTATCTGTTATCCAGCTTCTGA